Part of the Roseomonas sp. OT10 genome, GACTTCATGGATGCGGTGATCCCGGTGGTGCCGCAGGCCCATGCCACCCGGCAGACCGCCTTCATCTGGGAGGCGGCGCGGCAGGCCATCGCGCTCGACCCCAAGTGGCGGGACGGGAACTACCCGGCGGACGACCCGCCGCGGCGCGGGACGGGCATCGGCATCAACATCCAGAACGCCTTCGGCTTCTCGGCCGAGTCCTTCGGGGAGATGTTCCGCGACCGGGCGGAGGTGGACCGCTTCTACGCCTCCACCACCGAGCAACTCGGGGCGACGACGGAGGCGCGCGACTGGTACTACCGCACCCTGGCCATCGTGGAGCACGACATCGCCAGGACGCCCCCGTTCAACGGCGACCTCCGGGCGGCGGCCCGCTCCATCCGCGCGCGGCTGCTGCTGATGCCCAACTGCTTCGACCAGCTCCTCTCGCCCGGCGAAAGCGGGGTGATGGAGGTGGCCGCCCATGCGCCGGACGCGAAGATCGTCGATCTCGACGACATCGCGGGCCATTCCGGCAATTCCACGCCGCGCAGCGCGCTGCTGATCGCCTCGGAGGTCCGGGACCTGCTCCAGCGCATCGCCGATGGCCGCCCCGGCTTCAGCGGCCCGAAGATTCCGCGCCACTGGACGCGGGCGGACCGCTGTCCCGGCTGAGCCGCGTCGGGGGCGTCGCCGGGCCTGCGCGCCCGGCGACACCCCCAGGCGCGGGATCCCGGCCTCAGGCCGCCTCCAGCCGCCGCCCCTCGCCGTCGAAGACATGCAGCTCGCCTGGGTCCAGCCGGACCGGCAGGGCGGCGCCGCTGAACGGCCCGTTCACCCGCACCACCATCGCCTCGCCCGTCGGCAGGCGGCCGTGCACCACGGTTTCCGATCCCAGCGGCTCGATCAGCTCCACCGCCAGCGGCAGGGCGCCGGGGCCGTCGCCGGGCAGGAAGTGCTCCGGGCGCATGCCCAGCGTCAGCTTCGACCCCGCCGCCCCCGGGCGCGGCCCGTCGGCGAAGGGCACCACCGCGCCCGTCTCCAGCCGCGCGGCCGCCCCGCCCGGCTCCAGCGTGGCGGGGAGGAAGTTCATCGCCGGGCTGCCGATGAAGCTCGCGACATAGGTGTCGGCCGGGCGCGACCAGACCTCCATGGGCGAGGCGACCTGCGCCGCGCGGCCCTGGTGCATCACCACCAGGCGGTCGCCCAGCGTCATCGCCTCCACCTGGTCGTGGGTGACGAAGATGGAGGTGACGCCGAGCCGCTTCTGCAGCCGCCGAATCTCGGCCCGCATCTGCACCCGCAGCCGCGCGTCGAGGTTGGAGAGCGGCTCGTCGAACAGGAACAGCGCCGGCTCGCGCACGATGGCGCGGCCCATGGCGACGCGCTGCCGCTGCCCGCCGGAGAGCTGGCGCGGGCGGCGGTCCAGCAGCGCCTCCAGCCCCAGGATGGCGGCGGCGTCCTGCACCCGCTTCTCGATCTCGGCCCGCGGCAGGCCGCGGATCTTGAGGCCGTAGGCCATGTTCTGCCGCACCGTCATGTGCGGGTAGAGGGCGTAGTTCTGGAACACCATGGCGATGTCGCGATCGGCCGGCTCCAGCCCGGTCACGTCCCGGCCGTCGATCAGCACCCGGCCGCTGGTCGGCGTCTCCAGCCCCGCCACGATGCGCAGCAGGGTGGACTTGCCGCAGCCCGAGGCGCCGACGAGCACCACCATCTCCCCGTCCGCCACCTCCAGCTCGATGCCGTGCAGCACCTGGGTCTGGCCGAAGGCCTTGCGGATGGTCTCCAGCCTGAGCGTGGCCAAGGGTCTACTTCTCCGTCTCGGTCAGGCCGCGCACGAACCAGCGCTGCATCGCCACCACCACCGCGACCGGCGGCAGCAGGGCCAGCACGGCCAGCGCCATGATGGTGTTCCACTCGTTCTGGGAATCGCCCGTGCCGATCGACTTGGACAGGCCGACCACGATGGTGTCGAGCGAGCGGTCGGTGACGATCAGCAGCGGCCAGAGGTACTGGTTCCAGCCGTAGATGAACAGGATGACGAAGAGCGCCGCGATGGAGTTGCGCGACAGCGGCAGCACCACGTCGCGCAGGAAGCGCAGCGGCCCGGCGCCGTCCAGCTTCGCGGCCTCGGCCAGCTCGTCCGGGATGGTCAGGAAGAACTGGCGGAACAGCAGCGTCGCGGTGGCCGAGGCGATCAGCGGCAGCACCAGCCCCGTCATGGTGTCCGTCAGGCGCATGTTCACCATGACCTGGAAGGTGGGGATCAGGCGGACCTCCACCGGCAGCATCAGGGTGATGAAGATCGTCCAGAAGGCGGCCATGCGGAACGGGAAGCGGAAGAACACCACCGCATAGGCGGAGAGGATGGAGATGGCGATCTTGCCCACGGCGATCAGCGTCGCCATCACCGCGCTGTTCCACAGCATGATCCAGGCGGGGGTGATGCGGTTGCGCCCGCTGCCCTCGCCCCAGGCGGTGCGGAAGTTCTCCGCGGCATGGGAGCCGGGCAGCAGCGGCACGTCGCCGCGCCCCAGCGTGCCGACATCGTGGGTGGAGCCGACGAGGGCGATCCAGATCGGGAAGGCGAAGAGCAGCGCGCCCAGCACCAGCACCGTGTAGGCGAAGGCCTTCTGGCGCCACTGCCGCCGGCGGGTGGCGGCGAGGAGGAGGTCCGGCGCCTCCGCCGGCACGGGCACGCCGCCGCGCGCGTCCTGGAGCGCGGCGGGGCTCACCTGGGGGTTGGCCATCAGTAGTGGACCTTGCGGTCGACGTAGCGGAACTGGATGGCGGTCAGGCCGATCACCAGCACCATCAGGATCACGCTCTGCGCCGAGGAGGTGCCGAGGTTCAGGTTCTGCACCCCGTCCGACCAGGCGAGGTAGATCAGCGTCTCCGTCGCGTTCCCCGGGCCGCCCTGGGTCAGGGCGTGGATCACGCCGAAGGTCTCGAAGAAGGCGTAGGTCAGGTTCACCACCAGCAGGAAGAAGGCGGTGGGGGAGAGCAGGGGGAGCACGACGGTCCAGAAGCGCCGCACCGGCCGGGCGCCGTCGATGGCGGCCGCCTCCAGCACCGATTGCGGGATGGATTGCAGGCCGGCGAGGAAGAAGATGAAGTTGTAGGCCACCTGCTTCCAGGCGGAGGCGATCACCACCAGGATCATCGCCTGGGTCCCGTCGAGCCGGTAGTCCCAGTGCAGCCCCGCCTGGTTCAGCGCCCTGCCCACCAGCCCGATCTGCGGGTGGAAGATGAACAGCCACAGCACTGCGGCGACGGCGGGTGCCACGGCATAGGGCCAGATCAGCAGGGTGCGGAAGACGCCGGAGCCGCGCAGCTTCTTGTCCGCCTGCACCGCCAGGAACAGCGACACGGACAGCGCCAGCACGGCGACGGAGGTGGAGAAGACGGCCGTGTTCCAGGCGGCGTTCCGCCAGCGCGGCTCCGACAGCACGTCCACGAAGTTCTGGATGCCGACGAACTCGCGGGAGAAGCCGAAGGCATCCTCCCGCAGGGTCGACTGCCAGATGGCCTGGAAGGCCGGCCAGTAGAAGAAGACCGCCGTGATCGCGAGCTGGGGCAGCAGCAGCGCCAGCGGCAGCGCCCAGCCCTTGAAGACGGCCTTCCTCTCCATCGGATCAGCCGCGGTTCGCGCGCTCGAAGTTGCGCAGCACCACGTTGCCGCGGGTCTGGCTGTTCGCCATGGCCTGCTCCGCCGTCTGCTGGCCCTGCAGCGCCCGCTCCAGCTCCTCCTGCATGATGTTGCGGATCTCGGCGAAGCCGCCCAGGCGGATGCCCTTGCTGTTCTCGGTGGTGTTGCCGCCGCCGCGCAGCATCTGCTGCACCGCGACCTCGGAATAGGGGTTCTGGGCGTAGAAGCCGGAGGCCCGCGTCGCCTGGTAGGCGCCCTGCGAGACGGGGAGGTAGCCCGTCTCCTGGTGCCACTTCGCCGCCACCTCGGGCTGGGACATGTAGCGGAAGAACTCCGCCACCCCGCGCAGCTCGTCCGCCGAGCGCTGCTTGTTCGGCCCGCCCTGCATCACCCACAGGCTGGCGCCGCCGATGATGCTGTTGATCGGCGCGCCCTGCACGTCCGGGTAGTAGGGCAGCATCGCCGCACCCCAGGCGAAGCGCGCCTCCTTCACGATGCGCGCGCGGGTGCCGGAGGAGGCGAAGGAGATGGCCGCGTCGCCGGAGGGGAAGACGCCGTCGCCGGCGGAATCGCGCCCGCCGTAGCGGAACAGCCCCTCCTTCTGCCACTCCACCAGGTTGGCGATGTGGCGCACCACCAGCGGGTTGTTGATCCGCAGCTCCGCGCCCAGCCCCTCGAAGCCGTTGGCGAGCGTGGCGAGCGGGATGTTGTGGATCGCCGAGAGCTGCTCGACATGCACCCAGGTCGGCCAGGAGGTGCTCATCGGCATGGCGATGCCGGCGGCCTTCAGCTTGCGCGCGGCCTCGGCCAGTGCCGGCCAGGTCTCGGGGAACTTGTCCGGGTCGAGGCCCGCCTTGGCGAAGGCGTCCTTGTTCCAGTAGGCGATGGCGGTGGAGCTGTTGAAGGGCAGGCTCATCAGCCGTCCGTCCGGCAGGCTGTAGTAGCCCTTGATCGCCGGCAGGTAGTCGTCGAGGCCGATGTTCACCCCCGTCTGCTCCGCGAGCGCGTGCACCGGCACGATGGCGCGGCCGGCGGCGATCATGGTGCCCGTGCCGACCTCGAACATCTGCACGATGTGCGGGGCGGTGCCGGCGCGGAAAGCGGCGATGGCGGCCACCATCGTCTCCGGATAGGCGCCGCGGAAGGTCGCGGTGACCTGGTACTTGTTCTGGGTGGCGTTGAAGTCGGCCGCGCGCTGCTCCAGCATCCCGCCCAGCGGCTGGGTCAGGCCGTGCCAGAACTGCAGATCGATCTTCTGCTGGGCGAGGGCCGGGCGGCCCAGGGAGGCCCCCGAGAGCCCGGCCAGCGCGACGGCGCCGGCGGTGACGGAACGACGACGCAGCATGATGTGCCTCCCCAGGGACGTGGCGGCGCGGGGCATAGCCACGCCGCATTTCAGTCAGGCTACACGACGATGACGGGACGATGAAGCCGCTAAGTCACTCCGGCGGAATGTCTGTTCCGCCGGCGGCGCGACCCGCGGCGGCCAGCGCCGCCACCACCTCCCGCAGCCCGCGGTCCAGCCGCTTGTCGCGCCGCATCACCAGGCCGAGCGAGCGGTGCAGCGGCGGGGCGAGCGGCCGCGTCGCCAGGGGCGGCCCCCCCGCCTGCGTGCCGGTCCGCAGCGCCATGCCGGGCAGCACGGCGCAGCCCAGCCCGGCCCCGACCAGCTCCTTGATCGCCTCCACGCTGCCCAGGGCCATCACCGGCCGGGTGGCGATGCCCGATCGCAGGAACCAGTCGTCGATCAGCCGGCGGGTCTGCCCGCCCGTCTCGTAGAGCACGAGGGGCAGGGCGCCGAGCGCCGCCGCATCGATGCCGCCCGGCGGCGGCGCCTCCCCGGGCGGGAAGGCCGCGAGCAGCGGGTCGTCGCACAGGGGCGTCACGGCGAAGGCCCGCCCTGGCGCCGGCAGGGTCACCAGGGCGAGGTCCAGGGCATTCTCCTCCAGCAGGCGCAGCATGTCCGGCGTGTTGCCCGTCCGCACCGCGATCTCCAGCCCCGGCAGCCGCTCGCGCAGGCCGCGCAGGATGGGGGGCAGCCAGTGGATGCAGGCCGTCCCGCCGGTGCCCAGCCGCACGCGCCCCACCTGTCCCGCCCGGTGCGGCGCGACCGTCGCGACCGCCGCCTCCATGGCCTCCCGTACCCGCAAGGCATGCGGCAGCAGGTCCTGGCCGGCGGGGGTGGGCCGCACCCGGCGCCCGACCCGCTCCAGCAGACGCAGGCCGAGCTGCCGTTCGAGCTGGCGGATCAGCAGGCTGACGGCCGGCTGCGTCACGCCGCGCCGCACCGCCGCGGCGGTGAAGCTGCCACGCTCCACCACCTCGATGAACGCCGCGAGCTGGTCGAGGCTGGGGCCCTTCGCACCGAAGATCGGCTTATGCTCCGCATAAAGTGAATAAGCTTCCCTTCTGGACGCGCGCCGCGCAAGGAGAGAGCGGTCAGCCAGGGGAAGGGCGGGATGCGGGCGGACGGTTCGGTGACGCTGCGCGAGGCGCGGGCGGAGGACATGGCGGCGATCGCCGCGATCTACCGCGTGGCGGTGGAGCGGGGCACCGCCTCCTTCGAGCTGGAGCCGCCGGACGAGGCGGAGATGGGGCGCCGCCTCGCCACGCTACGGGACGGTGGGCACCCCTACCTGGTCGCGGAGCGGGACGGGCTGGTCCTGGGCTATGCCTATGCGGGCACCTACCGCGCCCGGCCGGCCTATCGCGGCACGGTGGAGAATTCCGTCTACGTCGACCCCGTCGCCCAGGGCCAGGGGATCGGCCGGCTGCTGCTGGACGCGCTGGTGGCGGAGGCGGGGCGGCGCGGTTTCCGGCAGATGGTCGCGGTGATCGGCGATTCCGCGAACCACGCCTCGCGCCGACTGCACGCGGCGGCGGGCTTCGACGACATCGGCATCCTGCGCTCGGTCGGCTGGAAGCACGGGCGCTGGCTGGACACGGTGCTGATGCAGCGCGCCCTCGGCCCCGGCGACGCGGCCCCGCCCGGCGCGTGACGGCACGCCTCGCCGCCGGCCGCATCGCCGGCCGCATCGCCGGTCTGGGAATCGGCCAGACGATCGCCTTCGCCTGCTCCTTCTACCTGCCCGCCGTGCTGGCCGCGCCGATGGCGCGCGAGCTGGACCTGGCGTCGGGCGATGTCTACGCCGCCTTCTCCGGCGGGCTGCTGGTGACGGCGCTGCTCGGGCCCTGGGCCGGGCGCCTGGTGGACCGGCGCGGCGGGCGCGGCGTGCTGGCGGCCTCCAGCCTGGCGCTGGCGGCGGGGCTGGCGCTGCTCGCCCTGGCGCAGGGGCCGGTGCTGCTCGTCGGCGCCTGGATGGTGCTGGGCCTGGGCATGGCGCTGGGCTTCTACGAGACGGCCTTCGCCGCCCTGGCCGCGCTGCACGGGACGGAGGCACGCGGGGCGATCGCCGGCGTCACGCTGATCGCGGGCTTCGCCAGCACGCTGGGCTGGCCGCTGACGACGCTGATGGCGGCGGAATGGGGCTGGCGCGGGGCCTGCCTGGGCTGGGCCGGGCTGAACCTGCTGGTCTCGCTGCCGGCCCATCTCCTGGCCTTGCCGACCGGGGCGGGAGGGCGGTCGCCCACCGCCGTGGCAGCGGTGCCGCCGGGCGCCCCGCCGCCCCGTGCCGCCATGATCCTCCTGGCCGTGGCCTTCGCCGCCATCGCCTTCAACGGCAGCGCGATCGGCACCCATCTGCCCGGGCTGCTGGCCGCCGCCGGCGCCGGCCCGGGCGAGGCGCTGCTTGCCGCCTCGCTGCTCGGCCCCGCCCAGGTCGCGGGGCGGCTGGCGGAGCTGACGCTGCTGCGCCGCCTCTCGCCGCTCGCCACGGGCTGCGCCGCGATCCTGCTGCATCCGCTGGGCGCGGCGCTGCTGGCCGGCTTCGGGGCGGCCGCGGGCTTCGCGCTGCTGCACGGGGCGGGGAACGGGCTGCTGACGGTCACGCGCGGCACCCTGCCGCTCGCGCTGTTCGGGCCGGCGGGGTACGGGGCGCGCCAGGGCTGGCTGGCGGCGCCCGCGCGCCTCGTGCAGGCGCTGGCGCCGCTGCTCTTCGGGCTGGCGCTCGAATCCGCGGGGGCCGGGGCGCTGTGGCTCTCCACCGCCGTCGCCCTGCTCGCGACCGCGGCGCTCCTGGCCCTTCGCCTGCGCCGGGCGTCCGGCAACGATGGGCCGCCTGCGGCAGCAGGCAACGACGTGCCGCCTGCAGCGGCGGGCAACGAAGCGCCGCCTGCGGCGTCAGGATAGGCGATGCCCACCCTGCGCAAACTGGCCGTCCTCGGCGCCCTGCTCGGCCTCGCCGCCTGTGGCGGGGAGGACGAGCCGCCGCCGCACCTGCGCGTCGCCGGCGGCGACCCGGCGCGCGGACGGCAGGCGCTGGCGAGCCATGGTTGCGGCGCCTGCCATGTAATCCCCGGCGTGGCGGGGGCGACGAGCTGGGTCGGCCCGCCGCTGACCGCCTATGCGCGGCGCGGCTACATCGCCGGGCTGCTGCCCAACCGGCCGGAGGCGCTGGTGCGCTGGATCCGCGCGCCGCAGGCTGTCTCTCCCGGCAATGCCATGCCCGACCTGGGCGTGGGCGAGGCGGCGGCACGCGACATGGCGGCCTATCTCTACACGCTCGGGGCGCGCGGGCTGTCGGCGCCGGGGCCGCTGCCCGTGCGCTTCGGCTCCAGCGCCGCGGAGGGGCCGGCGGCCACGGCGCGCGGGGGGGGGCCGACCACCCTTCCCTGAACAGCCCGGACAGGCAAAGGTCTCGCAGGCGAGAGGAGGCGCAACGGTGTGCTGCCCCATTCCGGACCGTGCCCTGGACCTGTCCGGACAGACATCCCGTGCGGCGAAGGGATGCCGCCACGGAGGACGGGCGATGGACGCTGAATCCCTGCCCTCCGAGCTGCGCTTCCTCGCCGCCGGCAGCCTCGCCGGGCAGGAGATCCTGGGCCACGACTGGTCGGCCAGCCCGCTCGGCCCGATCGAGGGCTGGCCGACCTCGCTGCGCGCGCTGCTGTCGATGATGCTGGCCTGCCCCACGCCGATGTACCTGGCCTGGGGGCCGCAGCTCGTCAGCTTCTACAACGATGCCTATCGCCCGATCTTCGGGGCGCGGGCGGACCGCGCGCTGGGCACCCCCTTCCCGGAGATCTGGTCCGACCTGTGGGAGACGATCGGCCCCTTCGCCGAGGCGGCTCTGGCCGGGCAGCCGCAATCCTTCCACAACCTGCCGCTGACCATGGACCATCGCGGCCCGGCGCAGGAGAGCTGGTGGAGCTTCTCCTACTCCGCCGTGTACGATGAATCGGGCCGCGTCGCCGGGATGCTCTGCGTCACGCGCGAAACCACCCGCCAGCTTCTGGCCGAGCGGGCGCTGCGCGAGAGCGAGGCGGAACTGCGCCGCACCCTGGAGCTGACGCCGCAGGTCCCCTGGACCGCCGATCCCGGCGGGCGCGTCACCAGCATCTCGCCGCGCTGGCTGGCCTGGACCGGGTTGAGCCAGGAGGAGGCACTGGGCGAGGGCTGGAGCCGGGTGGTGCACCCGGAGGACCGGGAGACCGTCCTGCGGGGCTGGACCGTCTCCCTGGCCAGCGGCGAGCCCTATGACGTCGAGCACCGCATCCGCCTGTCCGACGGGCGCTACGCCTGGATGCGCTCCCGCGCGGCGCCGTGGCGCGATCCCGTCGGCGGCAAGGTGCTGCGCTGGTACGGCGCCACCGAGGATGTGGACGAGCAGGTGCGCGCCGGGCAGGCGCAGCGCGAAAGCGAGGAGCGACTGCAGCTCGCCCTCACCGCCGCGGGCAGCATCGGCAGCTGGGACTGGGACGTGCCGCGCAACCGGGTGGTGGCCGATATCCGCTTCGCCCGGCTCTACGGCGTCGATCCCGAGCTGGCGGCCGCCGGTGCGCCGCTGGAGGCCTTCTTTCGCAACGTCCATCCCGGCGACATCGACCGGCTGCGCGCCGCCATTGCCGAGGCGCTCTGGACGGGCGGCCTGCTGTCCGAGGAGTACCGGCTGGTGCCGCCGGACGGCGGCGTGCGCTGGGTGGTGGCCCAGGGCCGCTGCACCCTGGCGGCCGACGGCACGCCGCTGCGGCTCTCCGGCATCAGCCTCGACATCTCCCGCCGCCGCGGCGCGGAGGAGGCGCTGCGCCGCGCCAACGAGGAGCGCAGCTTCCTCTTCGCCCTGGCCGAGCGACAGCGCGGGGTGGAGGAGCCGGTGGCCATACTGCGCCTGACGGCGGAAGCGCTGGGCGAGCGGCTGGCGGCGGACCGCCTGGGCTTCTACCGGCGTGACCCGGGCGGCGAGGCCAGCTTCGGCCCCGGCTGGGCCTTCGGGCCGCTGCCGGCCTTCCCGTCGCGCCTGCCCGGCGGGGCGCTGGGCGCGCTGGCCGAGGCGCGGGCGCAGGCTGGCCTTCCCGTGGTGATCGCCGACCTGCGCGACGACCCGGCGGCGGCAGGATCGTGCCTGCCGGCCCAGGCCGTCCTGGCCGCGGTGGACCTGCCGCTGCGCCGGGGCGGGCGCTGGGAGGCGGGTCTGGCCGTGCACCAGGCCGCGCCGCGCCGCTGGACGGAGGAGGAGGTGTCGCTGCTGGAGGAGGCGGCGCAGCTCACCTGGGACGCCGTGCTGCGCGCCGAGGCGCAGGAGACGCTGCGCCGGAACGAGGCGCGCTTCCGCGGCATCGCCAACTCCATCGACCAGATGGTGTGGTCCACCCGGCCGGACGGCTACCACGACTACTACAACGAGCGTTGGTACGAATACACCGGCGTGCCGCGCGGCTCGACCGACGGCGAAGCCTGGAACGGCATGTTCCACCCCGAGGACCGCGACCGCGCGCGGCGGGTGTGGCGCCGCTCCCTGGCCACGGGCGAGCCCTATCGCATCGAGTACCGGCTGCGCCATTGCTCCGGGCAATACCGCTGGGTCCTGGGCCGGGCACAGCCGGTGCGCGACGAATCGGGGACGGTCCAGCGCTGGTTCGGCACCTGCACCGACATCCAGGAGATCGTCGATGCGCGGGAGGTGCTGGCGCGCTCCCGCGAGGAGCTGGAGCGGCAAGTGGGGCAGCGCACCGCGGAGCTGGCCGAGCTCTATGCCCGCACCCCCGTCGCGCTGCACTCGCTCGACCGGGAGCGCCGGCTGATCAGTGTCTCGGACCGCTGGCTGTCCTTCATGGGCTATGCGGCGCGGCACGAGGTGCTGGGACGCCCGCTCTCCGACTTCCTCACCCCGGAGAGCGATGCCCGCTTCCCCGAGGATTGGGCGCGGCTGCTGCGCGAGGACGCGCTGGACGACCTGCCCTATCGCTACGTCAGGAAGTCGGGCGAGGTGGCGGACGTGCTCGTCTCCACCCGGCTCGGCCGCGACGCGGAGGGACGGCCAGTGCGCACCATGGCCTCGGTCATCGACGTGTCCGGCCGGCTGCGCGCGGAGGCGGAGCGCGACCGGGCCGAGGCGGCGCTGCGCCAGTCACAGAAGATGGAGGCTCTGGGCCAGCTCACCGGCGGCATCGCGCACGACTTCAACAACATGCTGGCCGTGGTGATCGGCGGGCTGAACCTGCTGCGCCGGCGGCTGGAGCGCGGCGACACGCAGGTCGGCCGCTACGTCGATGCGGCGATGGAAGGCGCGACCCGCGCGGCGGCGCTGACGCAGCGGCTGCTGGCCTTCTCGCGGCAGCAGCCGCTGGCGCCCGAGGTGATCGACGTCAACGC contains:
- a CDS encoding c-type cytochrome; this translates as MPTLRKLAVLGALLGLAACGGEDEPPPHLRVAGGDPARGRQALASHGCGACHVIPGVAGATSWVGPPLTAYARRGYIAGLLPNRPEALVRWIRAPQAVSPGNAMPDLGVGEAAARDMAAYLYTLGARGLSAPGPLPVRFGSSAAEGPAATARGGGPTTLP
- a CDS encoding GNAT family N-acetyltransferase, which encodes MRADGSVTLREARAEDMAAIAAIYRVAVERGTASFELEPPDEAEMGRRLATLRDGGHPYLVAERDGLVLGYAYAGTYRARPAYRGTVENSVYVDPVAQGQGIGRLLLDALVAEAGRRGFRQMVAVIGDSANHASRRLHAAAGFDDIGILRSVGWKHGRWLDTVLMQRALGPGDAAPPGA
- the ugpA gene encoding sn-glycerol-3-phosphate ABC transporter permease UgpA, translating into MERKAVFKGWALPLALLLPQLAITAVFFYWPAFQAIWQSTLREDAFGFSREFVGIQNFVDVLSEPRWRNAAWNTAVFSTSVAVLALSVSLFLAVQADKKLRGSGVFRTLLIWPYAVAPAVAAVLWLFIFHPQIGLVGRALNQAGLHWDYRLDGTQAMILVVIASAWKQVAYNFIFFLAGLQSIPQSVLEAAAIDGARPVRRFWTVVLPLLSPTAFFLLVVNLTYAFFETFGVIHALTQGGPGNATETLIYLAWSDGVQNLNLGTSSAQSVILMVLVIGLTAIQFRYVDRKVHY
- a CDS encoding alpha/beta fold hydrolase: MVRWTARAWRGRQPPPRHAILRRPGRARAAARLSGLAGLVCGVLAALPAAAQTSQVQTCQLGDLALESGATIPNVRMTYITHGTLNAERSNAILSIHGLRGNRTSQSFLAGPGKALDTDRYFVIQPDTLGVASTDPNATTSPTRSGMNMNFPRFTIRDMVKAEHRLITECLGIRHLVAVTGISMGGIGSLQWAVSFPDFMDAVIPVVPQAHATRQTAFIWEAARQAIALDPKWRDGNYPADDPPRRGTGIGINIQNAFGFSAESFGEMFRDRAEVDRFYASTTEQLGATTEARDWYYRTLAIVEHDIARTPPFNGDLRAAARSIRARLLLMPNCFDQLLSPGESGVMEVAAHAPDAKIVDLDDIAGHSGNSTPRSALLIASEVRDLLQRIADGRPGFSGPKIPRHWTRADRCPG
- a CDS encoding MFS transporter is translated as MTARLAAGRIAGRIAGLGIGQTIAFACSFYLPAVLAAPMARELDLASGDVYAAFSGGLLVTALLGPWAGRLVDRRGGRGVLAASSLALAAGLALLALAQGPVLLVGAWMVLGLGMALGFYETAFAALAALHGTEARGAIAGVTLIAGFASTLGWPLTTLMAAEWGWRGACLGWAGLNLLVSLPAHLLALPTGAGGRSPTAVAAVPPGAPPPRAAMILLAVAFAAIAFNGSAIGTHLPGLLAAAGAGPGEALLAASLLGPAQVAGRLAELTLLRRLSPLATGCAAILLHPLGAALLAGFGAAAGFALLHGAGNGLLTVTRGTLPLALFGPAGYGARQGWLAAPARLVQALAPLLFGLALESAGAGALWLSTAVALLATAALLALRLRRASGNDGPPAAAGNDVPPAAAGNEAPPAASG
- the ugpB gene encoding sn-glycerol-3-phosphate ABC transporter substrate-binding protein UgpB, which produces MLRRRSVTAGAVALAGLSGASLGRPALAQQKIDLQFWHGLTQPLGGMLEQRAADFNATQNKYQVTATFRGAYPETMVAAIAAFRAGTAPHIVQMFEVGTGTMIAAGRAIVPVHALAEQTGVNIGLDDYLPAIKGYYSLPDGRLMSLPFNSSTAIAYWNKDAFAKAGLDPDKFPETWPALAEAARKLKAAGIAMPMSTSWPTWVHVEQLSAIHNIPLATLANGFEGLGAELRINNPLVVRHIANLVEWQKEGLFRYGGRDSAGDGVFPSGDAAISFASSGTRARIVKEARFAWGAAMLPYYPDVQGAPINSIIGGASLWVMQGGPNKQRSADELRGVAEFFRYMSQPEVAAKWHQETGYLPVSQGAYQATRASGFYAQNPYSEVAVQQMLRGGGNTTENSKGIRLGGFAEIRNIMQEELERALQGQQTAEQAMANSQTRGNVVLRNFERANRG
- a CDS encoding LysR family transcriptional regulator; the protein is MFGAKGPSLDQLAAFIEVVERGSFTAAAVRRGVTQPAVSLLIRQLERQLGLRLLERVGRRVRPTPAGQDLLPHALRVREAMEAAVATVAPHRAGQVGRVRLGTGGTACIHWLPPILRGLRERLPGLEIAVRTGNTPDMLRLLEENALDLALVTLPAPGRAFAVTPLCDDPLLAAFPPGEAPPPGGIDAAALGALPLVLYETGGQTRRLIDDWFLRSGIATRPVMALGSVEAIKELVGAGLGCAVLPGMALRTGTQAGGPPLATRPLAPPLHRSLGLVMRRDKRLDRGLREVVAALAAAGRAAGGTDIPPE
- the ugpC gene encoding sn-glycerol-3-phosphate ABC transporter ATP-binding protein UgpC, giving the protein MATLRLETIRKAFGQTQVLHGIELEVADGEMVVLVGASGCGKSTLLRIVAGLETPTSGRVLIDGRDVTGLEPADRDIAMVFQNYALYPHMTVRQNMAYGLKIRGLPRAEIEKRVQDAAAILGLEALLDRRPRQLSGGQRQRVAMGRAIVREPALFLFDEPLSNLDARLRVQMRAEIRRLQKRLGVTSIFVTHDQVEAMTLGDRLVVMHQGRAAQVASPMEVWSRPADTYVASFIGSPAMNFLPATLEPGGAAARLETGAVVPFADGPRPGAAGSKLTLGMRPEHFLPGDGPGALPLAVELIEPLGSETVVHGRLPTGEAMVVRVNGPFSGAALPVRLDPGELHVFDGEGRRLEAA
- the ugpE gene encoding sn-glycerol-3-phosphate ABC transporter permease UgpE — encoded protein: MANPQVSPAALQDARGGVPVPAEAPDLLLAATRRRQWRQKAFAYTVLVLGALLFAFPIWIALVGSTHDVGTLGRGDVPLLPGSHAAENFRTAWGEGSGRNRITPAWIMLWNSAVMATLIAVGKIAISILSAYAVVFFRFPFRMAAFWTIFITLMLPVEVRLIPTFQVMVNMRLTDTMTGLVLPLIASATATLLFRQFFLTIPDELAEAAKLDGAGPLRFLRDVVLPLSRNSIAALFVILFIYGWNQYLWPLLIVTDRSLDTIVVGLSKSIGTGDSQNEWNTIMALAVLALLPPVAVVVAMQRWFVRGLTETEK